From Xylocopa sonorina isolate GNS202 chromosome 2, iyXylSono1_principal, whole genome shotgun sequence, a single genomic window includes:
- the LOC143432976 gene encoding uncharacterized protein LOC143432976, producing the protein MVQMNEMTNLLEQMMNVDIFHPSEKLRMLSDEERAFLDPNLIMDARHRMCREDSSVSPTNDSVLAEAKKSFIQEEARQLYMKKQQRFLERELKKFEMELSKSRPKYLESYACKRRNFASSDDEEFWETIKKLRNKVNSEEKRGQINSHRETSVDPIRKRFIKTETDDTLVTEEGEQKCKQEECEVPCVGSIKVTIKDKANFATETQHLYILRKYFDVLKRNAVEKRQLRDIKIKIEQRMALKIIKKYFNIWRTCTRDTRINVQKQKEEQETSEERKIEMFINAIAERQTELMRSQKPKIRDVKPTIRDSNNTDNKKKNIYIKRIIVESPAQSRLSAQKQIIEKQKAKLAEQNRIIEELKLKQVQEEIFRANKDTVEIVKETLTHCGQKTRRTLIQLMQQNGYRDKSLIVQSRVLDPPQFLLRMEARAEARRKRIKLTEELRRQKLEEQKKKEEAARIEEEQKKRRLQQEALAEARRLRKEQEENRQREIEKFQRLNNIADKFYRKYLLRRYIMKPFTMLIKEKQNNIRKANDYYKEKLLKRLFAVWRKEAKIQYEIKVEIAETFYNENLVTKIVKEWKQMVKEASSKYQVATDYHNMKLANKYFKLWQIITLELKTEYEKKKMLVDDIYRTKLKVRYLGIWKKYLTIIANIKESEERKNNLRKLVQKVIPDFDPIQRGVALDN; encoded by the exons TGCGAGGCATCGAATGTGCCGTGAAGATTCGTCCGTTTCGCCTACAAACGATTCCGTTTTAGCGGAAGCTAAGAA ATCATTCATACAGGAAGAGGCAAGGCAGCTGTACATGAAGAAACAGCAACGATTTCTCGAAAGAGAATTGAAGAAATTCGAAATGGAGCTGAGCAAATCGAGGCCAAAGTATTTGGAATCCTACGCATGTAAGAGGAGAAACTTTGCATCATCGGACGATGAAGAGTTTTGGGAAACAATCAAGAAACTGAGAAACAAGGTAAATAG TGAAGAGAAAAGGGGGCAAATCAATAGCCATCGTGAAACAAGCGTGGATCCCATTCGGAAGAGGTTTATAAAAACGGAGACGGACGATACTTTAGTAACAGAGGAAGGTGAGCAAAAATGCAAGCAGGAGgaatgcgaagtaccatgtgtCGGAAGTATAAAAGTAACTATCAAGGATAAAGCTAATTTTGCGACAGAAACACAacatttatatattttaagGAAATATTTCGATGTTTTAAAAAGAAATGCTGTAGAGAAAAGACAGCTTCGTGACATTAAGATAAAGATTGAGCAGAGAATGGCCCTGaagataataaaaaaatattttaacatttggagAACATGTACAAGAGATACGAGAATTAACGTGCAGAAGCAAAAAGAAGAACAAGAGACCTCCGAAGAAcgaaaaattgaaatgtttataaaTGCGATTGCAGAACGACAAACAGAATTAATGAGAAGTCAAAAACCAAAGATTAGAGATGTTAAACCGACAATAAGAGATTCTAACAACACAGATAATAAGAAAAAAAACATTTATATAAAACGTATTATTGTTGAGTCGCCAGCACAAAGTCGATTAAGCGCGCAAAAACAGATAATAGAAAAGCAAAAAGCCAAATTGGCTGAACAAAACAGGATCATTGAAGAATTAAAATTAAAACAGGTACAAGAAGAGATATTTAGAGCGAATAAAGATACAGTTGAAATTGTTAAGGAAACTCTCACTCATTGTGGGCAAAAGACAAGAAGAACTTTAATTCAATTGATGCAACAAAATGGTTACAG AGATAAAAGTTTAATAGTACAATCGAGAGTATTGGATCCACCACAGTTTTTATTAAGGATGGAAGCTCGAGCAGAGGCTAGACGAAAACGAATAAAATTAACCGAAGAACTGCGAAGGCAAAAACTCGAGgaacagaaaaaaaaggaagaagctGCTAGAATAGAAGAGGAACAGAAGAAGAGAAGATTACAACAAGAG GCTTTGGCCGAGGCGAGGAGATTACGGAAAGAACAAGAAGAAAATCGACAACGTGAAATAGAAAAGTTTCAAAGATTAAATAATATAGCAGATAAGTTCTATCGAAAATATCTTTTACGACGTTACATAATGAAACCTTTCACAATGCTTATTAAAGAAAAACAGAATAATATTAGAAAagctaatgattattataaggaaaaattgttaaaaagacTGTTTGCAGTATGGAGAAAAGAAGCGAAAATTCAATATGAAATAAAGGTTGAAATTGCTGAAACATTTTACAACGAAAATTTAGTGACAAAAATTGTTAAGGAATGGAAGCAAATGGTCAAGGAAGCAAGTTCAAAATATCAAGTAGCAACAGATTACCATAATATGAAACTTGCAAATAAGTACTTCAAGTTGTGGCAGATCATAACACTTGAACTGAAAACAGaatatgaaaagaaaaaaatgttagTTGATGACATTTACAGAACTAAGTTAAAAGTAAGATATTTAGGCATCTGGAAAAAGTATCTTACAATCATTGCAAATATAAAAGAAAGTGAGGAAAGAAAAAATAACTTACGAAAGTTGGTACAAAAAGTAATTCCTGATTTTGATCCTATACAGAGAGGTGTAGCACTTGATAACTAA
- the Gabpi gene encoding zinc finger DHHC-type palmitoyltransferase GABPI isoform X2, giving the protein MIVNGKNKFDREHRLTNLIIHEILPEENLMFILCVMGGIWCGYMTKLNADSATQETALTQGLELGEGSGELCITCRRRVPPKAHHCRMCQTCILDREYHCKWLDCCIGSSNLKWYLRCLFSSAIAFIYGSNLTMTSVCHPFILIGTVLLPDDCSDVYHQLDIALCFISALYSLLVGLVVVCYLIYHLWLIYLGTTSNERRLLEAGSPYDHGMLKNVSRLFCCKT; this is encoded by the exons ATGATCGTAAATGGAAAAAACAAATTTGATAGGGAGCATCGATTGACTAACTTGATTATTCACG AAATATTACCAGAAGAGAATCTAATGTTCATACTGTGTGTCATGGGTGGTATATGGTGCGGTTACATGACTAAATTAAATGCAGATTCTGCTACTCAGGAAACTGCTTTAACTCAAGGTTTAGAGCTTGGCGAAGGAAGTGGAGAACTTTGTATTACTTGCAGGAGAAGAGTACCTCCTAAAGCGCATCATTGTCGAATGTGTCAGACCTGTATTCTCGATAGGGAATATCATTGTAAATG GTTGGACTGTTGTATAGGTTCCAGTAATTTAAAATGGTATTTGAGATGTTTATTCTCCTCAGCCATAGCTTTTATCTATGGTTCTAATTTAACCATGACTAGCGTATGTCATCCATTTATACTTATTGGCACTGTCCTTTTGCCAGATGATTGCAGTGATGTGTATCATCAACTTGA TATTGCCCTTTGCTTCATCTCTGCACTCTACAGCTTGCTTGTTGGGCTAGTAGTAGTTTGTTATTTAATATATCATCTTTGGTTGATTTACCTTGGTACAACATCGAACGAGCGACGTCTCCTCGAAGCTGGAAGTCCATACGATCATGGGATGTTGAAAAATGTATCCCGTTTATTTTGCTGCAAAACTTag
- the Gabpi gene encoding zinc finger DHHC-type palmitoyltransferase GABPI isoform X1, producing MTVWERLRNPCGWRAGAKQISVDAMIPIFAVPTLAVIAAQTVLCTVIIFVATPILVYYLHHNFLRFLLRTKFFLMWTITSVVTLMLIFELNVVPLLEILPEENLMFILCVMGGIWCGYMTKLNADSATQETALTQGLELGEGSGELCITCRRRVPPKAHHCRMCQTCILDREYHCKWLDCCIGSSNLKWYLRCLFSSAIAFIYGSNLTMTSVCHPFILIGTVLLPDDCSDVYHQLDIALCFISALYSLLVGLVVVCYLIYHLWLIYLGTTSNERRLLEAGSPYDHGMLKNVSRLFCCKT from the exons ATGACTGTGTGGGAAAGACTGCGAAATCCTTGTGGTTGGAGAGCTGGTGCTAAGCAAATTTCGGTCGATGCAATGATACCGATCTTTGCGGTCCCAACATTGGCAGTAATAGCCGCACAAACGGTACTGTGTACTGTGATTATATTTGTTGCAACACCGATTTTGGTGTACTATTTGCATCATAATTTTCTAAGATTTTTACTTCGTACGAAGTTTTTTTTAATGTGGACGATTACAAGTGTAGTCACGTTGATGCTGATTTTTGAACTTAACGTTGTACCATTATTAGAAATATTACCAGAAGAGAATCTAATGTTCATACTGTGTGTCATGGGTGGTATATGGTGCGGTTACATGACTAAATTAAATGCAGATTCTGCTACTCAGGAAACTGCTTTAACTCAAGGTTTAGAGCTTGGCGAAGGAAGTGGAGAACTTTGTATTACTTGCAGGAGAAGAGTACCTCCTAAAGCGCATCATTGTCGAATGTGTCAGACCTGTATTCTCGATAGGGAATATCATTGTAAATG GTTGGACTGTTGTATAGGTTCCAGTAATTTAAAATGGTATTTGAGATGTTTATTCTCCTCAGCCATAGCTTTTATCTATGGTTCTAATTTAACCATGACTAGCGTATGTCATCCATTTATACTTATTGGCACTGTCCTTTTGCCAGATGATTGCAGTGATGTGTATCATCAACTTGA TATTGCCCTTTGCTTCATCTCTGCACTCTACAGCTTGCTTGTTGGGCTAGTAGTAGTTTGTTATTTAATATATCATCTTTGGTTGATTTACCTTGGTACAACATCGAACGAGCGACGTCTCCTCGAAGCTGGAAGTCCATACGATCATGGGATGTTGAAAAATGTATCCCGTTTATTTTGCTGCAAAACTTag